GAGAATAAGAAAAATGTGTGGACCGCAGTAAACGTGAAACTTGGTCCAGATGAATCCCAGGTGAGAACACGTGGCTATAGTATTCTTGAGAATATGATTCCTCCACGTAGGATATAATAGAATCTTCCTCCCGCCACCTCACCAACTAAAAATATCTGTTTAGTATATAACGACTCAAACATCGACACGTAAGGTTGGCGCCATAGGGCCCTGTCCCCGTTACGTTGTTTTAGGACCAAGTAAATGTTAAAAACAATTAATATCAACTCTTTAAGTCCTAAAATTTAAGCACCCGAGGATAATGCTCAGCCGCAGAACCTATATAATTTTTTAAAAAATATATACAACTTATACAATAATTATCCACAAATTATCCACCGTAAGTTTTACAAGTTTGAACTATTCCTTAAGATATGGAAAAGAAAAAATATATTGTAAGAAATCGAAACCTTCATTTGTATCTTAAAAGACGAAAATACCCTCAAAAGAATTTTGAATCACAGAAAACTCGCCACGAAACTCTCAAAATGCCAATGGTACTTTCCATTCTCGATCTTGTTCCCTTGTTTCTGTCCGCAGAATAAACGAGAGGAGAGAGAAGGAAGTAAGAGATAAAGACAGGATCAAATCAAACACACACAAAAGAAGCAAAGAAAACTATTTTGATATAGAGAGAGAGAGAGAGAGAGGAGATGGAGAAGATGAAGTGTGAGCTATGTGAGGGTGTGGCGAGAATGTTCTGTGAGTCAGACCAGGCGAGTTTATGCTGGGACTGCGACGGTAACGTTCACGGAGCTAACTTTCTGGTGGCTAAACACGCGCGCTGTCTTCTTTGTAGCGCGTGCCAATCTCCTACGCCTTGGAAAGCTTCTGGCCTTCGGCTCTGTCCAACGGTTTCTATATGCGAGTCTTGCCTTGCTCGTAAGAATAACTCCGGCGCCGGCAGCAATAGTTACGGAGAAGACGACGGCGCAGAATCTAATGATGAGGATGAGGAAGATGAAGAAAGTGATGATGAGGAAGAAGAAGAAGCGGAGAATCAGGTGGTGCCATGTGATGCGGCTGCGGCGGTGCAAGAATCTCCGGTGATGAGTTCATCGTCTTCCGTTAGCAGCGGAGAGGAACGTTTCAGTTTGGTAGCGAAAAGGACGCGACAAGCTTCAGAACATAACTCCGATGATGTATGAATCTCTTCTCTCTTGTCTTTTTTTTCAGTTTGAGGAGTGGTCGAGAAATATGAAACCATTGATTATTTTTTTTTTTTTTTCAAATGCAGGTGGAATCAAACGAGTCAGGACCTTTGAAACGGCTGAAGAGAGATGCAACCTCGCCAAGATCAACGGCTATGATGAAATCAACCTTAAAAATCAAACGACTGTGATACACCACCAACATATGTAGAAATGTCAGCCGTTGATTTCTCTGCTTATTCAGATTTAGATTAATCATCACTGTTCATTGATAACAGTTCATCTTTTAGTGAATTGAGTTTAGCTCCTTTAATGGCTTAGTTTGTTTACATTTCTTTCTCTAAAACCACATGTATTGGTTGAACCCTTTTTGCTTAGTACGTTTTCGTTTTTTGGTTGTATTATTCACCTATCTATAGTTATGTTGATTTTATTTGTTTAAGCTATTAGTATGTTATTTGTTTAATTTTGAAAAGTTCTTGGTTAGAGTAAAACAGGAGATGTTTAATCCTTTTGTTTAAGCTAGGTTATAACCATTATAAGGATCATCAATCAAAACCAAATCTTAAAACATGTTATATATTTTTCGATCAAATAAGCCGTATGTGTTATGTTGATTGGTGACAAATGAAGAGTACATAGCGTATGAATGTCGTCAGTCTGCAACCACAAAATAAAAGTTGTGGAGGCACAAGAAGATATTAGTTTCATTGGGTCCTCTTTAATGCTTTTTTATTCGTCA
This genomic interval from Brassica oleracea var. oleracea cultivar TO1000 chromosome C2, BOL, whole genome shotgun sequence contains the following:
- the LOC106325461 gene encoding B-box zinc finger protein 23-like, which codes for MEKMKCELCEGVARMFCESDQASLCWDCDGNVHGANFLVAKHARCLLCSACQSPTPWKASGLRLCPTVSICESCLARKNNSGAGSNSYGEDDGAESNDEDEEDEESDDEEEEEAENQVVPCDAAAAVQESPVMSSSSSVSSGEERFSLVAKRTRQASEHNSDDVESNESGPLKRLKRDATSPRSTAMMKSTLKIKRL